A single window of uncultured Methanospirillum sp. DNA harbors:
- a CDS encoding NAD-dependent epimerase/dehydratase family protein, translated as MRSIVTGGAGFIGSHIVDHLVAQGDEVVVIDALLAGDLRFISRHIDSGAVRFVRANLLEPGWQDACAGADRVWHIAADPDVRESAVTPDAQLNNTIIATHRVLEAIRIHKIPEIIFTSTSTVYGEATVIPTPETYTPMEPVSVYGAAKLACEALISAYCHSFGVKGYIFRFANIIGPRSGHGVITDFIRKLKANPKELEILGDGKQTKSYLEVTACVAAISYVLVHANEQVNTYNIGSEDWIDVTTIADILVQEAGLSGVSYRYTGGSRGWVGDVPKMQLSVEKLKTLGYTPEIGSHESVRLAVRAALSGQ; from the coding sequence ATGCGTAGTATCGTAACCGGCGGAGCCGGATTCATCGGTTCTCATATAGTTGATCACCTCGTAGCGCAGGGAGATGAGGTTGTGGTGATCGATGCCCTCCTCGCCGGAGACCTGCGTTTCATCAGCAGGCACATCGATTCAGGAGCGGTCAGGTTTGTCAGGGCAAACCTGCTCGAACCCGGATGGCAGGATGCCTGTGCAGGTGCTGACCGCGTGTGGCACATCGCCGCAGACCCTGATGTCAGGGAGAGTGCGGTCACTCCTGACGCCCAGCTGAACAATACCATCATCGCAACCCACCGGGTGCTCGAAGCGATCAGAATACACAAGATCCCAGAGATCATCTTCACATCAACCTCCACCGTATACGGGGAAGCCACCGTTATCCCGACACCGGAGACTTACACCCCGATGGAGCCGGTCTCGGTGTATGGTGCAGCAAAACTCGCCTGTGAGGCACTGATATCTGCATACTGTCACAGCTTCGGGGTCAAGGGCTACATTTTCAGGTTTGCCAATATCATCGGCCCAAGAAGCGGACACGGGGTTATCACCGACTTTATCAGGAAACTCAAAGCAAACCCGAAGGAACTTGAGATCCTCGGAGATGGAAAACAGACCAAGTCATACCTGGAAGTGACCGCCTGTGTTGCCGCGATCTCATATGTGCTTGTACACGCCAATGAACAGGTGAACACCTACAACATCGGGTCAGAGGATTGGATCGATGTGACCACCATCGCAGATATCCTGGTACAAGAGGCAGGGCTCTCCGGTGTATCGTACCGGTACACCGGTGGGAGTCGCGGATGGGTTGGAGACGTCCCAAAGATGCAACTCTCGGTTGAGAAACTCAAGACGCTCGGATACACCCCGGAGATCGGCAGCCATGAGAGTGTCAGGCTGGCGGTCAGGGCAGCGCTCTCGGGGCAGTGA
- a CDS encoding methanogenesis marker 12 protein yields MFIGIDHGTTAMRFAGAGTCFKIPRKEATGFCMTDLARLSPDNTLDDIEGIAVTYSMGDNFSAITNIQNLENRGLVSREGAGEHTGGGTRVFDEVKRSGIPAVAIPGLHRNSPTDPRFKAYSHQASPEKIGIAYEVIRHLGPDCIVCDISSNTVSLLVRDGRIVGGFDACLFAPGRVHGALDLNAIRAVDAGVISANDAFLHAGVGKTLPEDQQIPALAMFAAMECASLALLAPGAPVALCGSLAEAVEPGVTDLLGTRPLVLDEWAAARGLSAIAEAVFKDRVNEIIGILVDPDLGKGLV; encoded by the coding sequence ATGTTCATCGGGATCGATCACGGAACAACAGCCATGCGGTTTGCAGGGGCGGGTACCTGTTTTAAAATACCGCGTAAGGAAGCGACCGGCTTTTGCATGACCGATCTCGCACGCCTCTCACCAGATAATACTCTTGACGATATCGAGGGGATTGCAGTAACATACTCGATGGGTGACAACTTCTCGGCAATAACAAATATCCAGAACCTGGAAAACCGTGGACTTGTCAGCCGGGAGGGCGCCGGTGAACATACCGGTGGTGGAACCCGGGTCTTTGATGAGGTGAAGAGGAGTGGCATCCCGGCGGTTGCTATCCCTGGACTACACCGCAATTCTCCCACTGATCCCAGGTTCAAGGCGTATTCCCATCAGGCGAGTCCTGAAAAGATCGGGATTGCATACGAAGTGATCCGGCATCTCGGCCCTGACTGCATCGTCTGTGATATCAGCTCCAATACCGTTTCTCTGCTGGTACGAGACGGACGTATTGTCGGAGGCTTTGATGCCTGTCTCTTCGCACCCGGCCGGGTCCACGGTGCACTTGACCTTAATGCAATCAGGGCCGTGGATGCCGGTGTCATCTCTGCAAACGATGCATTTCTCCATGCCGGTGTTGGGAAGACGCTGCCTGAAGATCAGCAGATCCCGGCCCTTGCTATGTTTGCTGCAATGGAATGTGCATCCCTGGCCCTTCTGGCACCAGGTGCGCCGGTTGCCCTCTGCGGAAGTCTGGCAGAGGCAGTAGAACCGGGAGTCACCGACCTTCTCGGGACCAGACCCCTGGTTCTTGATGAATGGGCTGCAGCCAGGGGACTATCTGCCATTGCAGAGGCGGTGTTTAAGGACAGGGTGAATGAGATTATCGGGATCCTGGTTGACCCTGATCTAGGTAAAGGCCTTGTTTAA